Below is a genomic region from Fusarium oxysporum Fo47 chromosome VIII, complete sequence.
TATgcgacgaggacgaggcggaagcagaagcagaagcagaagcagaagcggAGGCGAGGGCGTAGGGGTCGTTTTGAGACGCTCCAGACATGATGCGGCTCATGACATTGTGATTATGCGGTGTAAGAGCTCACAGCTGGCCCGGAGTCTTTGGTTTGTGAGAGACTGAAAGGGAGAGTCCAGATAAAGTTAGATAcgaggttgttgatgtcCATGTCAAGTGCGCTATTGACTGGGAGGGTTCAGTGGAGGACACGCAATGGCTACAGTTGGTCTGGTTGGTCGTTGTAAGGCTTGGATTGCCTAAAACGTCGACTCGACCAGCTGAAAACAAGCATCATGGCGTCGGGCGGTTGTTTATAGCTGAGACAAGGAAGAGTTTAAGAAATATTGAAACATTCTATTGTCTCGAGTTGCATTTTTGAAGCTCAAGTTTAAATACTAACTAAAGCAATTGCCTGGTCTCGCGAAGATCTTGGCTTTCATTGTCCTTGTCGAAGCTAGCTTAAAACACTTATTTATATCACATTCCTAATAGACTGATTAGTATATGATAGTACGGAACGGTATACTTGGACCTCAATAATAATTAGGATTTATTCATCATGTAAAGTGAATTCGTTGATATCACCCCTTCCCTAAATGTTGGAGGTTTCTAGAATTCATCTACGGAGGGGAATTTATAAATAGTGGGACCCAACAAAGTTGTTGCAAGTCGAGTCCATCAATACACACTCTTCTCATCTTAGCAACTATTTTCATATACAGCCAAATCTTTATTTATCTCAAGACACTCAAGTGTTGCAGTCAGCGTATGGAAACTACAGCTCTGTATCCGGAACTCGACTCACTACTACAAAATAGGGACCAAGATGGCTGAAAATACACAAAGTACTGCTTCGCAACCAACAGACGTCAACAAGATACGATCActtctcaaggccaaagaTGATACCCAAAGATTTGTAGGACTAGCCCTCCTAAAATCTCTTCTCGACAGCTCAGAACAACTTCGCCAAGATGAGCAAACAGTTCAAGGTCTATGGTCCAGTCTCTCGCCCAAGTTCCTCGACCGACTACTACGCACAGGCTCAAAGCCTTCAACTCAGAATTCAAAAGAGATGTTGGATTTGGCTGTATCTGTCTTGTACATTTTCTCCATTCTTCTTCCCGATCAGGCTAAGAGTGACGCCAAATTCATCAACAGAATCCCCTTGCTCGTCAATGCAGTTCTCTACAGGTATGAAGCCTCGCCAGGCAAAAGGAAAAAACTAATGGCTGTTTCAGCCCTGAAGACACCACAAAGTTAATACTTCAACTACTACATATGCTAGCAAGCTCACAGCAAGGAGCACAAGAATTTATCAAGGTGGAAGACTTTAGCTCCCTTACCGAGATCGCTCCTAGCCATGCACAGGTTCTGGATATCTTTTGCTTTGCATGGCTCAATTCTATGACAACCATTGAAGATCCCTCTACGCTGGTGAGGCAGATTGACGACACGATTCAAAGTCTGGTCTCATCATTCACTGGAACTGATGCTGTCACTCTTCTCGAGTTCCTTGGTTACTTTCTTCGGCATGCCAACTCTTCTGTGCGTTTTCCACACCTTCTCCGAGAGAATCATCTAACCATTTGCTTCAGATTCTTCCTCAGCATCCCAAGTGGCTCAAAGTAGTCGTTAGCTACATTCAAAACCTCGTCACAAGTAGGCCAACACCTGAAGCCCGAGCGGCATATACGAATGCCACAGCCTCGATACTCCAAGCTTTCCCGTCCGAGGCACCGAAGTTGGTGTTTATCGACGACAAAAAGGATGACAAGGCCTTCTCATACCTACTCATCAACCTCCTACTCATTGATATTCGCTCTTCGGCTCCCACTCTTCTAGAACAGCTAAATAAGCCCGAGTACCCCAAAGTCTCAACACGCCTCACATCTGCATTCGACGTCATCTCAATCTTCATTGGATACCTCGTGCAGTGTTTGGAAGACGAGTCCATGGAAACCTTCTTCATGACCCCTGAGAACCTCCTTAAGCTCCGTAAGGGCATTTCCGAGACAATGTCTCTCACAGCCGAGTATCTTCGCGATCGATGGGATGCTTCTGTTGCCGGAGCCATGGGACTACATCCAGACGCTCGTACTGGTACGATAGACACATCAGCTGGAGTCCACCACACACTCGCTTGGGACTCAATGAGAGAtaatgctgatgatgatatgtTCATACTTTCAGCTGTGCGAGCGTTGGCGCTCTGGCTGCGAGAAGAGGAGAATGATATCCTGCGAAAAGAGGCTACGGGTTTGATGGATATGTTTATGGATCTTTACAAATCCAGCTCTCAGCATAAACTCGACTTCCGATCTCCGGTCCTCGTGGCTCTCGAGGGTGTGACTACGCTACCCAAAGGTCGCGAGCTGTTGCTCGTCAACGAAGGGTGGACAATTCTCGCTCACGATCTGAACTCTATTCTGCAGCATGCCTCACAGACTTGGGGAGAGCAGGAGGTTGCTCGGGCTACAGACATTGTTCGCATTCTGCTTCCCATAGTTGAGCAAGAATCCAACGGTGTTCCTGAAGCTTGGATGGATCTCATCACTTCAGTGGCAGCATGGGATGTCCCTGACTCAGGATTACCACCCCAGGTACAGGAAGCAGTAATATCCTCTTTGCAACTTTGCTGCGCGGTGCTTGTAGCGGCGAACCGGGGCATGCGGCAGAGATATAAGCACTCTATTGCTGCTATCTATGGGATTGCGTCTCAACTTGCTAAGCAAGTCAGTCAGGATAACCCTGAGAGGGAAATGTTAGAAGACGTTCTTGCTACATTGGGTTCGTTAAAGCAGGAGTGATGAAAACTACGAATTACCCTTTCAGGCGTACAAATATTAACACGACGTTCATCGAGCTAAATGTTGTGAAGGATGGATAGTGCTTATGTCAATACGTTAAGCGCTTATATACACCTTCAGTGGTCGTGTTGTTCTGTCCTACCCCTCACGAGATTGTGGCATCCCCTTTGGCCAACGGTAACTTCATCAATCACGCTGACGAAACGCGGGCGTTGCGTTGTAAGAGATGAATAAGCCACCTGCTTACATGGCGCTGAACGATGGCGCCTCGTATAAGAGGCTTCTATTCATACACTCTATTTAGCAGGTCTTTAAGTCCTGATAGAATCAAACCTCAATTGACAACCTCTGTTCATGAATCGCCTCATCGGCCTATCGCGTCTAACTCCCATCAGTCAGTTTCTCAAGCGCCAATATCTTCATACAATGGCTACGCACTACGACGTTATCGTCCTCGGCTCCGGTCAGAGTGGCAACCCAGTCGCCAAAGCCTTCGCCAATGCTGGTCGCAAAACAGCTGTGATTGAGCGTACGGCACTAGGCGGCACTTGTGTCAATGTTGGTTGTACGCCTACAAAGACCATGATCGCCTCTGGAAGAGCAGCCTACATGACCAAACGTGGTAAAGACTATGGCGTACACGAAGGAAATGGTAATGTTGAGATCGACATGGCTCGTGTAAGGCAGCGCAAGCGCGAAATCGTGGAGCAGTGGAACGCCGGCAGTGTCAGAGGTTTGGATGCAGCAGGTGTCGATGTGATTATGGGCGACGGTAGCTTTGTCGGCGAGAAGAAACTTAAAGTATTGTTGAACAATGGGGGCGAGAAAGAGGTCAGTGCCGATCAAATTTTCATCAACGTCGGTGAGAGGCCATCGAGGCCAGATATCATAGGTCTCGACGATGTTGATCCAGCACGAGTACTCAACTCGACTACTATCATGGAACTGGGTGAGGTTCCACAGCGTCTCGTTGTGTTGGGCGGCGGGTATATCGGCCTTGAGTTTGGACAGCTCTTTCGCCGCTTTGGTTCTGAAGTGACTGTTATTCAAAGGGCCAAACAGCTTGTGCCCCGAGAAGACACTGACGTGGCAAAGTGTCTCATGGATATCCTTCAACAGGATGGCATCACGGTTCATCTTTCGAGCACAGTGAACTCGATCTCAGCTTCGAAGGACACAAAGACACCTTTCGCAGTGAGCGTCAAGACTCCAGGAGGGGAGACAGAAGTTTCCGGAACACATCTCCTGCTGGCAACAGGCCGAGTGCCCAATACAGATAGCCTCAACCTCTCCGAAGTTGGCATCGAGACGACTCCTAGAGGTCACATTATTGTCGACGATAAACTCCAGACCACGGCTTCAGATATCTACGCCATAGGAGACTGCCACGGAGGTGCTGCTTTTACACACATGTCCTACGATGATTCTCGCATTATCCGCACCAACCTCATTCCAGAAGCTATGTCATCCACAACTCCAGCTATGCCTACGACAAAGGCGTCGATTTCACGAGTTCTGACTCCTTATGTCATGTACACCGATCCACAGCTTGGCCATGTTGGGCTCCACGCTAGAGACCTCGCCAACAGTTCAAGGGAAGTGAAGATTGCCACGATGCCTATGAGTTATGTTGCAAGGGCGCTGGAGACAGCAGAGCCACGTGGTATGATGAAGGCGACTGTGGATGCAAAAACCGGTGACATCTTGGGATTCACATGTTTGGGATTGGAAGGTGGTGAAATCATGTCGATTGTGCAAACTGCTATGATGGGTAATTTGAAGTGGTGGGATTTGGAAGCAGCTGTTTATGCTCATCCGACTCTGGCCGAGAGTCTGAACAACCTGTGGGGACACTGGGAATAACTGATGTATCTGAGCATGGCCATATATGATAGACATAGTATCAATATGAAGGCATTCAAACTGCTGTGCTCTGTGGTTGCGTGGCTGCGGCAGTTTGGCTTGTCTTCTTTTCAGCTGCCTCCGCTTTAGCACGTCGTTTCCTCGCTCGTCGCACCTCAATTTCCACGTGTAGCATTTCAGCGTTGACAGAAACAAGCCTTGGGATAATATCCTCTACTGCTTTCACGGAATGTGTCTGTGCCGTGCGGAGAGGCATAGGCGCGAATAACCCAAACCATTGCAAGGGGTTCTTGTTCTGTTTTCGCTTCTTTTCTGTAGGGCTGGCCTCTTTCGCCTCTGGTGTTGATGCATTGTCAGGCTTCTCGGCTGAGGAGGTTTCTTCCTTATCTGCTACATTGTCTTCGTCGGGAGCAGGAAagaatgagaagcttggGCTCTGGCTTGCATTCTGCTCAATGGCAAGAAGGCGTGTTGCTTGCATTCTTTCATCGTAGTGATCCTGACCGTACCTCATGCCTCTCTCACCAGCGAAATTAGCGCGGGCGATATTGTGAAAGACATCAGATTGAATCTGAGATAGACTCTGGCGGAGTTGACTGTATTCGTCTAGCAGGTTGAGATAGCGTTTAAGGAGCTCATCAATGTGTTGCTGCTCCTCCATGATGTGTGGTGATATATAAAAAGTGCTTGTTTCTGGGAAATCCAGAGGAATTCGGGGGCAATATAAGCGGAACAACGACGATAATCTAATTATGATTTGTTACAGAAAATGAATCACAAGTTTCGATGTAAATATATCATCGAGCGAATGAGTTGTAGTTGACAGGAGATTGATCAAAGCATGAGCCTGACTGTGCGGTATTGAAGCTGCCTTCCAAATGAACAGCTGTTCCCTTTAGGTTTAGCTTGATATGGTCCACAGTGTCCGAGGCATCCAGTTCGGGCAGTGAAGGACTACGTATACTTTCATATGTATATAAATAACCTCAATCTTGAACCTACAATAATTGTATTCTGTTTGAATTATTTAGGCTTCAGCTGAATTCTGTCACCCCCAACCTCTAAGCTTGACCTTCAGTGGCCCGCCCGTATACAAAACGGTTGGAATAGCGGACACAAACACTACTATACCCAGACTCCATCCGACAGTTGCCCAACCAGCGCTATCCTTGACCATTCCGCCCATTATAGGTCCTACCAGAGACCCTCCCGAGTATGCCATGTTATACAGGCCATACGCTTGAGCAATCTGCCCCGTACCTTCAGTGCCGTCCTCGCCCTGGACGGACCAAGTGATCTCGGCCATCAGGGGACCAAAGATGCAGGCCGTGGCGATGCCCACACCAGCCAAGAGCCCGCAAAGAAGGGTCTTGTCTTGAATCGTATTCTCGTCGACGAACCTCAGACATACAGCAAAGGGTGtggcgaagaggaagccGAATGAAGCGAGCCACTTAGGGCCGTATCGATCGCCAACCATGCCAACCACAGGTCCCAGAAATGATGGCAGAATGACCGGGAGGAATATTAGTCCTGCTCCAATGGAATCCCAGCCAAATATCTCGTGTGTGAGAAGGGGGAGAGTACTTTCGAGCGCCGTGTTGATAAGTGCCTGGACGAAGGTTCCCCACAGGGCAGCCAGGAATCGAGGCTGCCCCAGGAGCTTGACGAGTGTCTTGATAGGTGATCGTGATGGGTCTGACACGTCCTTGGTCTGCCCACCTGTTTGCTGAGCGATATTATCTTTGCTCTTCTCAATTTTCGGTTCCTCCGTTACGACACGTTCTGGATCTGCCTCGGCTATAGGTTCCGCCCTATCAAGCCACCTTTTGGCGTCCTTGACCTCGATGATGATAAGACGCAGGACAATGTCAACAGCGAGAAGGCCAAAGCACATGGCGAAAACGGAGTAGTAACCTCCCTTTCCATATACGAGACCTCCCAGTAGAGGTGCCACCAAGATGCCCAGACTGCAAGCTGTGCTGATCCAACCCATGGCTTTGCCGATATGCTCCTTGTCGACAGTATCGACAACAAGTGCAAGGCCAACAGTCCATGTTAGTGCGGCCGATATACCTTGCAGAGCACGGCCGATCATGAAGAGAGCAAGCGTGCGACCTACGCATAGAAAAACGGTAGCACCACACAATACAATAAGACCTATAAGCATAGGTACCCGGCGGTTGTGGATTCTGTCGGCTAGATAACCCCAGACAGCTGTTATAGTCACCATAAGTTATATACTATCACTTCAAGGGGGGACTGTGGACATACGAGAACCAGCCAAGAGTGCAGCACCAAACACGGCCAATGCTATGGAGACCCAGTACTGCACCCTTTTTGTGCTGATACCAATTCGATCCTGAAGAGAGAATGGAAGTATGGGAACGATGACACCATACAGAAAGATGTCCTGAGGCCATATTAGTCAACTGGCTCTTCAAAGTCGAAGAGCAACAGGCGACTTACAGTGAAGA
It encodes:
- a CDS encoding major facilitator superfamily domain-containing protein — its product is MGLLRWPHKDKPPVLLKVRSSAGLIVTTCSFAIFTDIFLYGVIVPILPFSLQDRIGISTKRVQYWVSIALAVFGAALLAGSPVWGYLADRIHNRRVPMLIGLIVLCGATVFLCVGRTLALFMIGRALQGISAALTWTVGLALVVDTVDKEHIGKAMGWISTACSLGILVAPLLGGLVYGKGGYYSVFAMCFGLLAVDIVLRLIIIEVKDAKRWLDRAEPIAEADPERVVTEEPKIEKSKDNIAQQTGGQTKDVSDPSRSPIKTLVKLLGQPRFLAALWGTFVQALINTALESTLPLLTHEIFGWDSIGAGLIFLPVILPSFLGPVVGMVGDRYGPKWLASFGFLFATPFAVCLRFVDENTIQDKTLLCGLLAGVGIATACIFGPLMAEITWSVQGEDGTEGTGQIAQAYGLYNMAYSGGSLVGPIMGGMVKDSAGWATVGWSLGIVVFVSAIPTVLYTGGPLKVKLRGWG
- a CDS encoding Neurochondrin-domain-containing protein — protein: MAENTQSTASQPTDVNKIRSLLKAKDDTQRFVGLALLKSLLDSSEQLRQDEQTVQGLWSSLSPKFLDRLLRTGSKPSTQNSKEMLDLAVSVLYIFSILLPDQAKSDAKFINRIPLLVNAVLYSPEDTTKLILQLLHMLASSQQGAQEFIKVEDFSSLTEIAPSHAQVLDIFCFAWLNSMTTIEDPSTLVRQIDDTIQSLVSSFTGTDAVTLLEFLGYFLRHANSSILPQHPKWLKVVVSYIQNLVTSRPTPEARAAYTNATASILQAFPSEAPKLVFIDDKKDDKAFSYLLINLLLIDIRSSAPTLLEQLNKPEYPKVSTRLTSAFDVISIFIGYLVQCLEDESMETFFMTPENLLKLRKGISETMSLTAEYLRDRWDASVAGAMGLHPDARTGTIDTSAGVHHTLAWDSMRDNADDDMFILSAVRALALWLREEENDILRKEATGLMDMFMDLYKSSSQHKLDFRSPVLVALEGVTTLPKGRELLLVNEGWTILAHDLNSILQHASQTWGEQEVARATDIVRILLPIVEQESNGVPEAWMDLITSVAAWDVPDSGLPPQVQEAVISSLQLCCAVLVAANRGMRQRYKHSIAAIYGIASQLAKQVSQDNPEREMLEDVLATLGSLKQE